The Streptomyces cynarae genome contains a region encoding:
- a CDS encoding ParA family protein gives MPARGTGPTGLEAVGSVAVRTFAAHQSQSPHMAQTAHQSMDGQHVNAMSGDGSGGVHNHFADYEELPEGHFYDPDAEYEPDPEYAATLAPDAARQRRERIGPTGRPLPYFPIPGPLTDHGPATIIAMCNQKGGVGKTTSTINLGAALAEYGRRVLLVDFDPQGALSVGLGVNPMELDLTVYNLLMERGMSADEVLLKTAVPNMDLLPSNIDLSAAEVQLVSEVARESTLQRALKPLLPDYDYIVIDCQPSLGLLTVNALTAAHKVIVPLECEFFALRGVALLTETIEKVQERLNPDLELDGILATMYDSRTVHSREVLARVVEAFDDHVYHTVIGRTVRFPETTVAGEPITTYASNSVGAAAYRQLAREVLARCHAE, from the coding sequence ATGCCTGCGCGGGGCACGGGCCCCACGGGGCTCGAGGCTGTCGGCTCCGTCGCTGTCCGTACCTTCGCAGCCCACCAGAGCCAGAGCCCCCACATGGCTCAGACAGCACACCAGAGCATGGATGGCCAACACGTGAACGCCATGTCCGGCGACGGAAGTGGCGGAGTCCACAACCACTTCGCCGACTACGAAGAGCTGCCCGAGGGGCACTTCTACGACCCCGACGCCGAATACGAGCCCGATCCCGAGTACGCGGCCACGCTCGCGCCCGACGCGGCCCGGCAGCGCCGTGAGCGCATCGGGCCCACCGGCCGCCCACTGCCGTACTTCCCGATCCCCGGACCGCTGACCGACCACGGCCCGGCCACGATCATCGCGATGTGCAACCAGAAGGGCGGCGTCGGCAAGACCACGTCGACCATCAACCTGGGTGCCGCGCTCGCGGAGTACGGGCGCCGGGTGCTGCTCGTCGACTTCGACCCGCAGGGCGCGCTGTCCGTGGGACTCGGTGTGAACCCCATGGAGCTGGACCTCACCGTCTACAACCTGCTCATGGAGCGGGGCATGTCGGCGGACGAGGTCCTGCTGAAGACCGCGGTCCCCAACATGGACCTGCTGCCGAGCAACATCGACCTCTCGGCCGCCGAGGTCCAGCTGGTGTCGGAGGTCGCGCGCGAGTCCACGCTCCAGCGGGCGCTCAAGCCGCTGCTGCCGGACTACGACTACATCGTGATCGACTGCCAGCCCTCGCTCGGCCTGCTCACCGTGAACGCGCTCACCGCGGCGCACAAGGTGATCGTGCCGCTGGAGTGCGAGTTCTTCGCGTTGCGCGGTGTCGCGCTGCTCACCGAGACCATCGAGAAGGTCCAGGAACGGCTCAACCCCGACCTCGAACTCGACGGCATCCTCGCCACGATGTACGACTCCAGGACCGTGCACAGCCGTGAGGTCCTCGCGCGGGTCGTCGAGGCGTTCGACGACCACGTCTACCACACGGTGATCGGCCGGACCGTGCGCTTCCCGGAGACCACGGTCGCCGGTGAACCGATCACCACGTACGCCTCCAACTCCGTCGGTGCCGCCGCCTACCGCCAGCTCGCCAGGGAGGTGCTCGCCCGGTGTCACGCCGAGTGA
- the ald gene encoding alanine dehydrogenase, with protein sequence MIDVKVGIPREVKNNEFRVAITPAGVHELVRHGHQVVVERNAGVGSSIPDEEYIAAGAQILDTADEVWATADLLLKVKEPIAEEYHRLRKDQTLFTYLHLAASKECTEALLESGTTAIAYETVELSNRALPLLAPMSEVAGRLAPQVGAYHLMAANGGRGVLPGGVPGVPAAKAVVIGGGVSGWNAAQIAIGMGFHVTLLDRDINKLKEADKIFGTKIQTVVSNAFELEKACLDADLVIGAVLIPGAKAPKLVTNELVSRMKPGSVLVDIAIDQGGCFEDSRPTTHAEPTFRVHESVFYCVANMPGAVPNTSTYALTNATLPYIVELADRGWVEALRRDAALAKGLNTHDGKVVYKEVAEAHGLEHVELESLLG encoded by the coding sequence GTGATCGACGTGAAGGTCGGCATCCCCCGCGAGGTCAAGAACAACGAGTTCCGGGTGGCCATCACCCCCGCCGGCGTGCACGAGCTGGTGCGCCACGGCCACCAGGTCGTCGTCGAGCGGAACGCCGGTGTCGGCTCCTCGATCCCGGACGAGGAGTACATCGCCGCAGGCGCACAGATCCTGGACACCGCCGACGAGGTGTGGGCCACCGCCGACCTGCTGCTGAAGGTCAAGGAGCCCATCGCCGAGGAGTACCACCGCCTGCGCAAGGACCAGACGCTCTTCACCTACCTGCACCTGGCCGCCTCCAAGGAGTGCACGGAGGCGCTGCTCGAGTCCGGCACCACGGCGATCGCCTACGAGACGGTCGAGCTGTCGAACCGGGCGCTCCCGCTGCTCGCCCCCATGTCCGAGGTCGCGGGCCGGCTCGCCCCGCAGGTCGGCGCCTACCACCTCATGGCCGCCAACGGCGGCCGCGGCGTGCTGCCCGGCGGCGTCCCGGGTGTGCCCGCCGCCAAGGCCGTCGTCATCGGCGGCGGCGTGTCGGGCTGGAACGCCGCGCAGATCGCCATCGGCATGGGCTTCCACGTCACCCTGCTCGACAGGGACATCAACAAGCTCAAGGAAGCCGACAAGATCTTCGGCACGAAGATCCAGACCGTCGTCTCCAACGCCTTCGAGCTGGAGAAGGCCTGCCTCGACGCCGACCTCGTCATCGGCGCCGTCCTCATCCCGGGCGCCAAGGCCCCCAAGCTGGTCACCAACGAGCTGGTCTCCCGGATGAAGCCCGGAAGTGTCCTTGTCGACATCGCGATCGACCAGGGCGGCTGCTTCGAGGACTCGCGCCCGACCACGCACGCGGAGCCGACCTTCAGGGTCCACGAGTCGGTCTTCTACTGCGTCGCCAACATGCCCGGCGCCGTCCCCAACACCTCCACCTACGCGCTGACCAACGCCACGCTGCCCTACATCGTGGAACTCGCCGACCGCGGCTGGGTCGAGGCCCTGCGCCGCGACGCCGCGCTGGCCAAGGGGCTCAACACCCATGATGGCAAGGTGGTTTACAAGGAGGTCGCCGAGGCACACGGCCTGGAGCACGTCGAGCTGGAATCCCTGCTCGGCTAG
- a CDS encoding tetratricopeptide repeat protein: protein MTDQAVDTDGGVRSDSDPRPVVGHGRFLGRTRELKELRADIQRAGLDTLSGRKAPRARVLLVAGRPGYGRTALAEELARQVADGYPDGVLRARLSEPDGTPVPTERTARELLTALGVPTPPGADEDELGQAVREALVGRRALLLLDDAVSAEQVDAVLPDTPDCLVVAVAQGPLTGIADVRPCTLGGLDTKAALELLTRYAGSVRVTVDPRAAEGLVEECAGQPAALVLAGGWLAAQPKAAVADLARHLRTGAEDGPPLARAFRLSYEALPGSAQRMLRLLCLAPAGLPDPHTASALAGCPVDTARAALDDFAERGFLRHLGTPLPQYEVPGCLLPLLRALAERHDRPAELQLARARMLERTVRLLQSCRVITETDSPEAREKLAGLPRELRFASPRAAEDWLRLRQPALLASARLAVADGELDTLARRLMAALVRALVAHFGTRAAAPELYGIHRLVLDVAERRGLHREKAAALLNLADVDARTGRTREALARYRAALDAGRAGNDPYATGRAMESVGGAHQEIGDFDRAADWYGRALSHRLARDERAEAARLYGRLATVQTYAGRYGEAQRNWRAAIALHRRSGDVAAHARALSELARVQEYAGRPEESLRTCEEAVEWARQADDARLQAALRLRVADTLERLGDPAAAALHRSAAERMLGDGAQEGPMPPEHTANACEIRSTSAED, encoded by the coding sequence GTGACGGATCAGGCGGTGGACACAGACGGTGGCGTGCGGTCGGACAGCGATCCGCGTCCCGTCGTCGGCCACGGTCGGTTCCTCGGCCGCACACGGGAGTTGAAGGAACTCCGTGCCGACATCCAGCGCGCGGGCCTGGACACCCTCTCCGGACGCAAGGCACCCCGCGCCCGCGTGCTGCTCGTCGCAGGCCGCCCCGGCTACGGCCGCACCGCGCTCGCCGAGGAACTGGCGCGCCAGGTCGCGGACGGCTACCCGGACGGCGTGCTGCGCGCCCGCCTCAGCGAGCCCGACGGCACCCCCGTCCCCACCGAGCGCACCGCCCGCGAGCTGCTGACCGCCCTCGGTGTGCCCACCCCGCCCGGGGCCGACGAGGACGAGCTGGGCCAGGCGGTGCGTGAGGCCCTCGTGGGGCGCCGAGCGCTGCTGCTGCTCGACGACGCCGTGTCCGCCGAGCAGGTGGACGCGGTGCTGCCGGACACGCCCGACTGCCTCGTCGTCGCCGTCGCCCAGGGCCCCCTGACCGGGATCGCGGACGTGCGCCCCTGCACCCTCGGCGGCCTCGACACCAAGGCCGCCCTGGAGCTGCTCACCCGGTACGCCGGCTCCGTGCGCGTCACCGTCGACCCGCGTGCCGCCGAGGGGCTCGTCGAGGAGTGCGCGGGCCAGCCCGCCGCGCTGGTCCTCGCCGGGGGCTGGCTGGCCGCCCAACCCAAGGCCGCCGTCGCCGACCTCGCCCGGCACCTGCGCACCGGTGCCGAGGACGGGCCGCCCCTCGCCCGCGCTTTCCGGCTTTCCTACGAGGCGCTGCCGGGCTCCGCCCAGCGGATGCTGCGGCTGCTGTGCCTGGCCCCCGCCGGCCTGCCCGATCCGCACACCGCCTCCGCGCTGGCCGGCTGCCCCGTCGACACGGCCCGCGCCGCCCTCGACGATTTCGCGGAGCGCGGCTTCCTGCGGCACCTTGGGACACCACTGCCGCAGTACGAGGTCCCGGGCTGCCTGCTGCCCCTGCTGCGCGCGCTCGCCGAGCGTCACGACCGTCCGGCCGAGCTGCAGCTGGCCCGCGCCCGGATGCTGGAGCGGACGGTACGGCTGCTGCAGTCCTGCCGGGTGATCACCGAGACCGACAGCCCCGAGGCGCGCGAGAAGCTCGCAGGGCTGCCCCGCGAGTTGCGCTTCGCGAGCCCCCGAGCGGCCGAGGACTGGCTGCGCCTGCGGCAGCCCGCGCTGCTGGCGTCGGCCCGGCTCGCGGTCGCCGACGGCGAGCTGGACACCCTCGCCCGGCGTCTGATGGCCGCGCTGGTGCGGGCCCTGGTCGCCCACTTCGGCACCCGGGCGGCCGCGCCCGAGCTGTACGGCATCCACCGGCTCGTCCTCGATGTCGCCGAGCGCCGCGGACTGCACCGAGAGAAGGCGGCGGCCCTGCTGAACCTCGCCGACGTGGACGCGCGGACCGGCCGTACGAGGGAGGCACTGGCCCGCTACCGGGCCGCGCTGGACGCCGGACGGGCCGGCAACGACCCGTATGCGACCGGCCGCGCGATGGAATCCGTAGGCGGCGCCCACCAGGAGATCGGGGACTTCGACCGGGCGGCCGACTGGTACGGCAGGGCCCTGTCCCATCGCCTCGCCCGCGACGAGCGCGCGGAGGCCGCCCGCCTGTACGGCCGCCTCGCCACCGTCCAGACCTACGCCGGCCGCTACGGCGAGGCGCAGCGCAACTGGCGCGCGGCGATCGCTCTGCACCGCAGGAGCGGCGATGTGGCCGCGCACGCCCGGGCGTTGAGCGAACTGGCCCGTGTCCAGGAGTACGCCGGACGCCCCGAGGAGTCGCTGCGCACCTGCGAGGAGGCCGTCGAGTGGGCGCGGCAGGCCGACGACGCCCGGCTGCAGGCGGCGCTCCGGCTCCGGGTCGCCGACACCCTGGAACGTCTCGGCGACCCGGCGGCCGCCGCCCTGCACCGGTCGGCGGCCGAGCGCATGCTGGGAGACGGTGCGCAGGAAGGCCCGATGCCCCCGGAACACACCGCTAACGCCTGCGAAATCCGTAGTACATCCGCTGAAGATTGA
- a CDS encoding NUDIX domain-containing protein — protein MATIKDTAEEWEIRASETPFVGNKTSVRTDDVVMPDGSVARRDYQVHPGSVAVLALDAQDRVLVIRQYRHPVRQKLWEIPAGLLDVPGENPLHAAQRELYEEAHVKAEDWRVLADVYTTPGGCDEAVRIFLARDLSEADGQRFEVEDEEADMELARVPVADLVRGVLAGDLHNNCLVVGVLSLVAARTGEGLDALRPAEAPWPARPFQA, from the coding sequence ATGGCGACGATCAAGGACACCGCCGAGGAGTGGGAGATCCGGGCGAGCGAGACCCCGTTCGTCGGCAACAAGACCTCTGTCCGCACCGACGACGTGGTCATGCCGGACGGCTCGGTGGCGCGCCGCGACTACCAGGTCCACCCCGGATCGGTGGCCGTCCTCGCCCTGGACGCCCAGGACCGGGTGCTGGTCATCCGGCAGTACCGCCACCCGGTGCGCCAGAAGCTGTGGGAGATCCCGGCCGGCCTGCTCGACGTCCCCGGCGAGAACCCGCTGCACGCCGCCCAGCGCGAGCTGTACGAGGAGGCGCACGTCAAGGCCGAGGACTGGCGCGTGCTGGCCGACGTCTACACCACCCCAGGAGGCTGCGACGAGGCCGTGCGCATCTTCCTCGCCCGCGACCTGTCCGAGGCCGACGGGCAGCGCTTCGAGGTGGAGGACGAGGAGGCCGACATGGAGCTGGCCCGGGTGCCGGTGGCGGACCTCGTGCGGGGCGTCCTGGCGGGCGACCTCCACAACAACTGCCTCGTCGTCGGCGTGCTGTCGCTGGTCGCCGCGCGGACCGGCGAAGGCCTGGACGCCCTGCGCCCGGCCGAGGCCCCGTGGCCGGCCCGGCCGTTCCAGGCGTGA
- a CDS encoding CTP synthase, whose amino-acid sequence MPPAAFRNSTATTTKHIFVTGGVASSLGKGLTASSLGMLLKARGLRVVMQKLDPYLNVDPGTMNPFQHGEVFVTNDGAETDLDIGHYERFLDRDLDGSANVTTGQVYSTVIAKERRGEYLGDTVQVIPHITNEIKHRIRRMATDEVDVVITEVGGTVGDIESLPFLETVRQVRHEVGRDNVFVVHISLLPYIGPSGELKTKPTQHSVAALRNIGIQPDAIVLRCDREVPTAIKRKISLMCDVDEAAVVACPDARSIYDIPKTVHGEGLDAYVVRKLDLPFRDVDWTTWDDLLDRVHNPENEVTLALVGKYIDLPDAYLSVTEALRAGGFANKARVKIKWVTSDDCKTPAGAKKQLSDVDAICIPGGFGDRGVSGKVGAIQYARENKIPLLGLCLGLQCIVIEAARNLAGIPDANSTEFDAATAHPVISTMAEQLDIVAGEGDMGGTMRLGMYPAKLAEGSIVREVYDGKEYVEERHRHRYEVNNAYRAELEKKAGIVFSGTSPDGKLVEYVEYPREVHPYLVATQAHPELRSRPTRPHPLFAGLVKAAVERKNGKNGK is encoded by the coding sequence ATGCCGCCCGCTGCTTTTCGAAACAGCACAGCCACGACGACCAAGCACATCTTCGTCACCGGGGGTGTCGCCTCCTCGCTCGGCAAGGGTCTGACCGCCTCCAGCCTCGGCATGCTGCTCAAGGCCCGGGGCCTGCGGGTCGTGATGCAGAAGCTCGACCCGTACCTGAACGTCGACCCGGGCACGATGAACCCGTTCCAGCACGGTGAGGTGTTCGTCACCAACGACGGCGCCGAGACCGACCTGGACATCGGGCACTACGAACGCTTCCTCGACCGCGACCTGGACGGATCGGCGAACGTCACCACCGGGCAGGTCTACTCGACGGTGATCGCCAAGGAGCGGCGCGGCGAGTACCTGGGCGACACCGTGCAGGTCATCCCGCACATCACCAACGAGATCAAGCACCGCATCCGGCGTATGGCCACCGACGAGGTGGACGTCGTGATCACCGAGGTGGGCGGCACGGTCGGCGACATCGAGTCGCTGCCGTTCCTGGAGACCGTCCGCCAGGTCCGCCACGAGGTCGGCCGCGACAACGTCTTCGTGGTGCACATCTCGCTGCTGCCCTACATCGGCCCCTCCGGCGAGCTGAAGACCAAGCCGACCCAGCACTCGGTGGCCGCGCTGCGCAACATCGGTATCCAGCCGGACGCGATCGTCCTGCGCTGCGACCGCGAGGTCCCCACCGCGATCAAGCGCAAGATCTCCCTGATGTGCGACGTCGACGAGGCCGCCGTCGTCGCCTGCCCGGACGCCCGCTCGATCTACGACATCCCGAAGACCGTGCACGGCGAGGGCCTGGACGCCTACGTCGTCCGCAAGCTGGACCTGCCCTTCCGCGACGTCGACTGGACGACCTGGGACGACCTGCTCGACCGCGTCCACAACCCCGAGAACGAGGTCACCCTCGCCCTGGTCGGCAAGTACATCGACCTGCCCGACGCCTACCTCTCGGTGACCGAGGCGCTGCGCGCGGGCGGCTTCGCCAACAAGGCCCGGGTGAAGATCAAGTGGGTCACCTCGGACGACTGCAAGACCCCGGCGGGCGCCAAGAAGCAGCTGTCCGACGTGGACGCGATCTGCATCCCGGGCGGCTTCGGCGACCGGGGCGTGTCCGGCAAGGTCGGCGCCATCCAGTACGCCCGTGAGAACAAGATCCCGCTGCTCGGCCTCTGCCTCGGCCTGCAGTGCATCGTGATCGAGGCCGCGCGCAACCTGGCCGGCATCCCCGACGCGAACTCCACCGAGTTCGACGCCGCCACCGCCCACCCGGTCATCTCCACCATGGCCGAGCAGCTCGACATCGTCGCGGGCGAGGGCGACATGGGCGGAACGATGCGGCTCGGCATGTACCCGGCCAAGCTCGCCGAGGGCTCGATCGTGCGCGAGGTCTACGACGGCAAGGAGTACGTCGAGGAGCGCCACCGCCACCGCTACGAGGTGAACAACGCCTACCGCGCCGAGCTGGAGAAGAAGGCGGGCATCGTGTTCTCCGGGACGTCGCCCGACGGCAAGCTCGTGGAGTACGTGGAGTACCCGCGCGAAGTGCACCCCTACCTGGTGGCGACCCAGGCGCACCCCGAGCTGCGCTCCCGCCCAACCCGCCCGCACCCGCTGTTCGCGGGCCTGGTGAAGGCGGCCGTGGAACGCAAGAACGGGAAGAACGGCAAGTAA
- a CDS encoding glycoside hydrolase family 15 protein, with protein MAGRIEDYALIGDMQTAALVCRDGTVDWLCLPRFDSHAVFAGLLGSEEHGFWRLGPAHASDAEPPRATRRTYRGESLILESEWDTPRGTVRVIDLMPPRDGAPQLIRIVEGVTGRVPMRSALRMRFSYGRIVPWVHKHEGRTVAVAGPDSVWFDTEAETYGKGLTTYADFTVAPGDRIGFTISWQPSHKEPPPLPEPEQSLEATEDFWRDWVEHCTYHGPYREAVIRSLITLKALTYAPTGGIVAAPTTSLPEEIGGVRNWDYRYTWLRDAAITLSSLLRTGYREEARAWREWLLRAVAGDPENLQIMYGIAGERELGEAELDWLPGYENSAPVRVGNGAAHQLQLDVYGEVTEALHLAHMTGLARNDYASLLQLKLIRYLEQHWDEPDEGIWEVRGPRRHFVHSKVMAWVAVDRTIKLIESGDADGPLEKWRELRDDIHRDVCEKGYDKERNTFTQSYGSKELDASLLLIPQMGFLPPDDKRVIGTIEAIQRELSTSDGFILRYPTSGEEEGVDGLPGDEGAFLACSFWMADDLAMIGRVDEARKLFEKLLALRNDVGLLAEEWDPRLKRQVGNFPQAFSHVPLIDTALRLTASGAYGG; from the coding sequence TTGGCCGGGCGCATCGAAGACTACGCACTCATCGGAGACATGCAGACCGCGGCGCTGGTCTGCCGGGACGGCACCGTGGACTGGCTGTGCCTGCCCCGCTTCGATTCCCATGCCGTCTTCGCGGGACTGCTCGGCTCGGAGGAGCACGGCTTCTGGCGGCTGGGTCCGGCGCACGCGTCGGACGCCGAGCCGCCGAGGGCGACCCGGCGCACGTACCGCGGCGAGTCGCTGATCCTGGAGTCCGAGTGGGACACCCCGCGCGGCACGGTCCGGGTCATCGACCTCATGCCGCCGCGTGACGGCGCCCCCCAGCTGATCCGGATCGTCGAGGGCGTCACGGGCCGGGTGCCGATGCGGTCGGCGCTGCGCATGCGCTTCTCCTACGGGCGCATCGTGCCCTGGGTGCACAAGCACGAGGGCCGCACGGTGGCCGTCGCCGGGCCGGACTCCGTGTGGTTCGACACAGAGGCCGAGACGTACGGCAAGGGTCTGACCACGTACGCGGACTTCACGGTCGCGCCGGGTGACCGGATCGGGTTCACGATCTCCTGGCAGCCCTCGCACAAGGAGCCGCCGCCGCTGCCCGAGCCCGAGCAGTCGCTGGAGGCGACCGAGGACTTCTGGCGCGACTGGGTGGAGCACTGTACGTACCACGGCCCCTACCGCGAGGCCGTCATCCGCTCGCTGATCACCCTGAAGGCCCTGACGTACGCGCCGACCGGCGGCATCGTGGCCGCGCCCACGACGTCGCTGCCGGAGGAGATCGGCGGCGTGCGCAACTGGGACTACCGCTACACCTGGCTGCGGGACGCGGCGATCACCCTGTCGTCGCTGCTGCGCACCGGCTACCGCGAGGAGGCGCGCGCCTGGCGCGAGTGGCTGCTGCGGGCCGTGGCCGGCGACCCCGAGAACCTGCAGATCATGTACGGCATCGCGGGCGAGCGGGAGCTGGGCGAGGCGGAGCTGGACTGGCTGCCCGGCTACGAGAACTCGGCCCCGGTGCGCGTCGGCAACGGCGCCGCACACCAACTGCAGCTGGACGTGTACGGAGAGGTCACCGAGGCCCTGCACCTGGCCCACATGACCGGGCTCGCCCGCAACGACTACGCCTCCCTGCTCCAGCTGAAGCTGATCCGCTACCTCGAGCAGCACTGGGACGAGCCGGACGAGGGCATCTGGGAGGTGCGCGGCCCGCGCCGGCACTTCGTGCACTCCAAGGTGATGGCCTGGGTGGCGGTGGACCGCACGATCAAGCTGATCGAGTCCGGTGACGCGGACGGACCGCTGGAGAAGTGGCGTGAGCTGCGCGACGACATCCACCGGGACGTGTGCGAAAAGGGCTACGACAAGGAGCGCAACACCTTCACTCAGTCCTACGGCTCCAAGGAGCTGGACGCCTCGCTGCTGCTGATCCCGCAGATGGGCTTCCTGCCGCCGGACGACAAGCGGGTGATCGGCACGATCGAGGCGATCCAGCGGGAGCTGTCCACCTCGGACGGCTTCATCCTGCGCTACCCGACCTCCGGCGAGGAGGAGGGCGTGGACGGCCTGCCGGGCGACGAGGGCGCCTTCCTGGCCTGCTCGTTCTGGATGGCCGACGACCTGGCGATGATCGGCCGCGTGGACGAGGCCCGCAAGCTGTTCGAGAAGCTGCTGGCACTGCGCAACGACGTGGGGCTGCTCGCGGAGGAGTGGGACCCGCGCCTGAAGCGCCAGGTCGGCAACTTCCCGCAGGCGTTCAGCCACGTGCCGCTGATCGACACGGCACTGCGGCTGACGGCTTCCGGGGCGTACGGGGGCTGA
- a CDS encoding NAD-dependent succinate-semialdehyde dehydrogenase, producing MRTLPEAEPTALADSEKVLANLDLAVPGVTRTFDVHDPATGQTIAQVPDFDVQQALEAVARADTVGRSWAATTTRHRADILRAWYDLITGNAEMIALLITREMGKPLAEARAEVSYGADFVRWYAEEAVRPAGNLRDAPTGGARLLTRRAPVGLSVLITPWNFPLAMATRKIAPALAAGCPVVVKPAPNTPLTTIFAVQLALAAGVPEDLVQVVTTTDAPSFSTAVLADPRVRKVSFTGSTAVGKVLLHLAADNVLKSSMELGGNAPLLVFDDADLERAVDGAFAAKMRNGGQSCIAANRIFVQDGIADAFVEALTDRLATLEVGNGLAPGIGLGPVIDHNAVTRLAGLVQDATRRGAHLVTGGSAPSHPGSFFEPTLLDHVPADAALAHTEIFGPIAAIQRFSHQDEAIARANDTEYGLAGYVFTESLDRAFNVADQLATGLVGINQGVPSNAAAPFGGIKQSGLGREGSSEGLEEYQEIRYYNLQLRPTR from the coding sequence ATGCGCACCCTCCCCGAGGCGGAACCGACCGCCCTGGCCGACTCCGAGAAGGTCCTGGCCAACCTCGACCTCGCCGTTCCGGGCGTGACCCGGACCTTCGACGTCCACGATCCGGCCACCGGCCAGACGATCGCGCAGGTCCCCGACTTCGACGTCCAGCAGGCCCTGGAGGCCGTCGCGCGCGCCGACACAGTAGGCCGGTCCTGGGCCGCCACCACCACCCGGCACCGCGCCGACATCCTGCGCGCCTGGTACGACCTGATCACCGGCAACGCCGAGATGATCGCCCTGCTCATCACCCGTGAGATGGGCAAGCCGCTCGCCGAGGCCCGCGCGGAGGTCTCCTACGGGGCCGACTTCGTCCGCTGGTACGCCGAGGAAGCGGTACGCCCGGCAGGAAACCTTCGCGACGCTCCCACCGGCGGGGCCCGCCTGCTCACCCGGCGCGCACCGGTGGGGTTGTCGGTTTTGATCACCCCGTGGAACTTCCCGCTCGCCATGGCGACCCGCAAGATCGCCCCGGCGCTCGCCGCCGGCTGCCCGGTGGTCGTCAAGCCCGCGCCCAACACGCCCCTGACCACCATCTTCGCGGTCCAGCTCGCCCTCGCAGCCGGCGTCCCCGAAGACCTGGTGCAGGTCGTGACCACCACCGACGCACCCTCCTTCAGCACCGCCGTGCTGGCCGATCCGCGCGTGCGCAAGGTGTCCTTCACCGGATCGACCGCGGTCGGCAAGGTCCTCCTGCATCTCGCCGCGGACAACGTACTGAAGAGCTCCATGGAACTGGGCGGCAACGCCCCGCTGCTGGTCTTCGACGACGCCGACCTGGAGCGGGCCGTCGACGGAGCGTTCGCCGCCAAGATGCGCAACGGCGGCCAGTCCTGCATCGCCGCCAACCGCATCTTCGTCCAGGACGGCATCGCCGACGCCTTCGTCGAGGCCCTGACCGACCGGCTGGCCACGCTGGAGGTCGGCAACGGACTCGCCCCCGGCATCGGCCTCGGCCCCGTCATCGACCACAACGCCGTGACCAGACTCGCCGGCCTGGTCCAGGACGCGACCCGCCGCGGCGCACACCTGGTCACCGGCGGCTCGGCTCCCAGCCATCCCGGCTCGTTCTTCGAACCGACGCTCCTGGACCACGTACCGGCTGACGCCGCCCTCGCCCACACCGAAATCTTCGGGCCCATCGCCGCCATCCAGCGCTTCTCCCACCAGGACGAGGCGATAGCACGCGCCAACGACACCGAGTACGGCCTGGCAGGCTACGTCTTCACCGAAAGCCTCGACCGCGCCTTCAACGTGGCCGACCAACTGGCCACCGGCCTGGTCGGCATCAACCAGGGCGTCCCCTCGAACGCGGCCGCACCGTTCGGCGGCATCAAACAGTCCGGCCTCGGACGCGAGGGCAGCAGCGAAGGACTCGAGGAGTACCAGGAGATCCGCTACTACAACCTTCAACTGCGTCCGACCAGGTGA
- a CDS encoding amino acid ABC transporter ATP-binding protein: MNPDGTIVARKLCKSYGRHQVLHDIDLTVKAGEISCIIGPSGSGKSTLLRCINGLETVDRGVLKVNGEDFGYVEKDHAYHAVRPKRLAEQRTRIGMVFQQFNLFPNMTAESNVMSGPVLVKKRNRAASREQARELLARVGLDGCGHKYPAQLSGGQQQRVAIARALAMEPTIMLFDEPTSALDPERVGEVLAVMRDLAGNGMTMLVVTHEMGFAREVADEVLFMDGGIAVERGDAREVLANPREKRTQAFLERVL, translated from the coding sequence GTGAACCCGGACGGAACGATCGTCGCACGCAAGCTGTGCAAGAGCTACGGCCGTCACCAGGTCCTGCACGACATCGACCTGACCGTCAAGGCCGGGGAGATCTCCTGCATCATCGGGCCCAGCGGATCCGGCAAATCGACCCTGCTGCGGTGTATCAACGGGCTGGAGACCGTGGACCGCGGGGTGCTGAAGGTCAACGGTGAGGACTTCGGCTACGTCGAGAAGGACCACGCCTACCACGCCGTGCGCCCCAAGCGGCTGGCCGAGCAGCGCACCCGCATCGGCATGGTGTTCCAGCAGTTCAACCTGTTCCCCAACATGACCGCCGAGAGCAACGTCATGTCCGGACCGGTACTGGTGAAGAAGAGGAACCGCGCGGCCAGCCGGGAACAGGCGCGGGAACTGCTGGCTAGGGTCGGCCTGGACGGGTGCGGCCACAAGTACCCCGCCCAGCTCTCCGGCGGCCAGCAGCAACGCGTGGCCATCGCCCGCGCACTCGCCATGGAACCCACCATCATGCTGTTCGACGAACCCACCAGCGCCCTGGACCCCGAACGCGTGGGCGAAGTCCTCGCCGTCATGCGCGACCTCGCCGGCAACGGCATGACCATGCTGGTCGTCACCCACGAGATGGGTTTCGCCCGCGAGGTCGCCGACGAGGTGCTCTTCATGGACGGCGGCATCGCCGTCGAACGCGGCGACGCACGTGAAGTCCTGGCCAACCCTCGCGAGAAACGAACCCAGGCATTCCTCGAAAGAGTGCTGTAG